A stretch of DNA from Coccidioides posadasii str. Silveira chromosome 1, complete sequence:
AGGAATATGTCCATGGTGCACATACAACATACTTCCATTCCACACTTCCCTTTTTTCAACTGCGTGCTGTCACGAGGGCCTACTTGTTGTCATCATTGCTTGCCTCTTTCTCGCCACTATCTGTGTCTTTGGCATcttgtttctctttctcctctGCATCATCCTGAAGCGGGGAAGGAGAGGGCCCTCCCCCctccctcttctcttcagACTTCATTGTTGACTGTGATCCCACTTCTGGCTTTAAACCTTCTGCTTCCGTTTTGACAGCTGGCTTCTTCTCACCTgtagtagtagtagtagAAGTAGTCATCTCCGCCGCTGCCTGTTCCGCGCCTTGTGTAGATGATGGAGACACCGCATTCAACTTGGTGCGCGTGTTTTCCTTTGCCTTTGCGGCGGCTTCTTCGCTTGCCTGCTTGAGAGCCAGCGTCAGGCGCTCTGCCTGCTTCGACTGGGCCGAGGGTGTGCGTGAaggggttcccacaatctgGATATGTGGAGAGGATGAGGTGGTGGACGGTGGAACGAGTGTTGCTGATGGTGGTTTATTGGAGGGGGTGTTTGTGCTGGAGGGAACTGGTGAGATGTCCGCCGCCGCGAGCGCCGCTGAGGTCGGATCCCCTCGAAGTTGGTCCTTGAGTTCGCCGTATTCGTTCCATTCCTCGATTTGCACGATGTCCTGTTCGTTTTGACCAAGTTTAGCATACTGCCAAATGGGACGATTCATATATCCCGGATGGCTCGTTTCATCAAGGTGGGTTCGTCTCCTGCAGGTGGGAAGGGGGAGGGGAGGAGGGGGGTTGATACTGACACCAACAATGTTCCCGTACCTCACTAGCCCGGGTAATTTCCTTCCCTTTGACCGGCGTCCCCACAACATTCGGGCTTTGTCATCTGTGGCGACATCGATGGCTCGAAAGCCGATCTTGTTGGCTTTCAGGATAGTTTCTAATCTTGAAGTAGCGGTGATGATATGTGAGGAGCCAGCTGTGAGGG
This window harbors:
- a CDS encoding uncharacterized protein (EggNog:ENOG410PP7N~COG:S) → MPDQTPSYSFDDSTLYLFTSLTAGSSHIITATSRLETILKANKIGFRAIDVATDDKARMLWGRRSKGRKLPGLVRYGNIVGDIVQIEEWNEYGELKDQLRGDPTSAALAAADISPVPSSTNTPSNKPPSATLVPPSTTSSSPHIQIVGTPSRTPSAQSKQAERLTLALKQASEEAAAKAKENTRTKLNAVSPSSTQGAEQAAAEMTTSTTTTTGEKKPAVKTEAEGLKPEVGSQSTMKSEEKREGGGPSPSPLQDDAEEKEKQDAKDTDSGEKEASNDDNK